A genomic window from Haliaeetus albicilla chromosome 10, bHalAlb1.1, whole genome shotgun sequence includes:
- the S100A1 gene encoding protein S100-A1 isoform X2, with protein MVSQLEGAMETLINVFHHYSGKEGDKYKLSKKELKELLQSELGCLLETQKDTGAVEKIMQDLDENGDGEVDFQEYVVLVAALTVACNTFFWENA; from the exons ATGGTGTCGCAGCTGGAAGGGGCCATGGAGACGCTCATCAACGTCTTCCACCACTACTCGGGCAAGGAGGGGGACAAGTACAAGCTGAGCAAGAAGGAGCTgaaggagctgctgcagagcgAGCTGGGCTGCCTCCTGGAG acccaGAAGGACACAGGTGCCGTGGAGAAGATCATGCAGGACCTGGATGAGAACGGCGACGGGGAGGTGGACTTCCAGGAGTATGTGGTCCTGGTGGCCGCCCTCACTGTGGCCTGCAACACCTTCTTCTGGGAGAACGCCTGA